In Glandiceps talaboti chromosome 16, keGlaTala1.1, whole genome shotgun sequence, a single window of DNA contains:
- the LOC144447640 gene encoding uncharacterized protein LOC144447640, producing the protein MTFRQVPMPSTTSSGSPDRKRQKLEMPVNNVILKFAKITSNAFTPTRGSKLAAGYDLRSAYDCIVPARGKFMVKTDIKIALPDGCYGRIAPRSGLAANHSIDVGAGVIDQDYRGHVKVILFNFGDEAFEISKGDKIAQLICERIFLPELEECEKLEETERGEGGFGSTGKQ; encoded by the exons ATGACATTCAGGCAAGTGCCAATGCCATCAACGACGTCGTCAGGTTCCCCCGATCGTAAGCGACAAAAACTCGAAATGCCCGTAAATAACGTTATCTTGAAGTTCGCCAAAATCACATCTAATGCTTTTACACCAACGAGAGGCTCTAAACTTGCAGCTGGTTATGATTTGAGAAG TGCATATGATTGTATTGTTCCAGCAAGGGGTAAATTTATGGTCAAAACTGACATAAAGATTGCATTACCAGATGGTTGCTATGGTAGAATTGCACCAAGGTCAGGTTTAGCTGCAAATCATTCTATAGATGTTGGAG CTGGAGTGATTGATCAAGACTACAGAGGACATGTTAAAgtaattttgtttaattttggtGATGAAGCATTTGAAA TCAGCAAAGGTGATAAGATAGCTCAACTTATTTGTGAAAGGATCTTCCTGCCAGAACTTGAAGAGTGTGAG AAATTAGAAGAAACAGAGAGAGGAGAGGGAGGCTTTGGATCAACTGGAAAACAGTAA